A single window of Athene noctua chromosome 1, bAthNoc1.hap1.1, whole genome shotgun sequence DNA harbors:
- the WDR73 gene encoding integrator complex assembly factor WDR73: protein MEAVGAAMEEEEEEAADEWLLQSLRLYRDLHTFELQAPTRVIEWARGNRVCVAGYGESGGNEILQLLPPPALQGKETQGLCSERDFKVECGGFSNRPVYSLKPVPDTSLLVTSGPPDISLHVWQVSAEDSDVIKSVSAISTENGTGQPWAKIATISARAPWVLHGSRLNNIQITEVESRKNVYMAASQSSEELSGLAFLDANTLLLCCARGGLCLADVRQPQSPLEAASVPWAPCGERWCMGVGRRPQGSDSQPVACLSSRGHLTLTDVRKISESLASAKCKVPSPSSDTEFLCVSWAPALEGCLAVSGFDGTVHVYDAQSWDSSGGEAEPIFVHKGHAFGPGSSRNPPLVTAHTWHPQKPRTLLSAASDGSLHVWDWVQSCGKCG, encoded by the exons ATGGAGGCGGTGGGCGCCgccatggaggaggaggaggaggaagcggcgGACGAGTGGCTGCTGCAGTCCCTGCGCCT GTATCGGGACCTTCACACCTTCGAGCTCCAGGCGCCCACCCGCGTCATCGAGTGGGCCCGGGGGAACC GTGTCTGCGTAGCCGGGTACGGAGAGTCTGGTGGGAACGAGATCCTGCAGCTGCTCCCGCCCCCGGCGCTGCAAGGGAAGGAGACCCAG GGCCTGTGTTCAGAGAGAGATTTCAAGGTGGAATGTGGTGGATTTTCAAACCGCCCGGTGTACAGCCTGAAGCCTGTGCCGGACACCAG CTTGCTGGTGACAAGTGGCCCACCAGACATCTCCCTCCACGTCTGGCAGGTGTCAGCAGAGGACTCTG ATGTTATTAAATCTGTCAGCGCCATATCTACAGAAAATGGCACTGGGCAACCTTGGGCTAAAATTGCCACCATTTCGGCTAGAGCCCCGTGGGTCCTTCACGGCTCGAGACTCAACAACATCCAAATTACAGAGGTTGAATCAAGGAAAAATGTCTACATGGCAG cctCCCAAAGCAGCGAGGAGCTCAGTGGCCTGGCGTTCCTGGATGCCAACACcttgctgctctgctgtgcccggggggGGTTGTGCCTGGCTGATGTTCGGCAGCCCCAGAGTCCCTTGGAGGCTGCGTCCGTCCCCTGGGCGCCGTGTGGCGAGCGGTGGTGCATGGGAGTCGGGCGCAGACCTCAAGGCTCTGACTCCCAGCCCGTTGCTTGCCTCTCGAGCAGGGGACACCTCACCCTAACAGACGTAAGAAAAATCTCCGAGTCCTTGGCCTCGGCAAAGTGCAAAGTCCCCTCGCCCAGCTCAGACACGGAGTTCCTGTGCGTCTCCTGGGCTCCGGCTCTGGAAGGCTGCCTCGCTGTTTCAG GTTTTGATGGCACCGTGCACGTGTATGACGCGCAGAGCTGGGACAGCTCTGGCGGGGAAGCGGAGCCCATCTTTGTCCACAAAGGCCACGCGTTTGGACCGGGCAGCAGCAGAAACCCTCCCCTGGTCACAGCGCACACGTGGCACCCGCAGAAACCGAGAACTTTACTGTCGGCAGCAAGCGACGGTTCCCTGCACGTTTGGGACTGGGTTCAGTCTTGTGGGAAGTGTGGGTAG